A DNA window from Panthera tigris isolate Pti1 chromosome X, P.tigris_Pti1_mat1.1, whole genome shotgun sequence contains the following coding sequences:
- the SASH3 gene encoding SAM and SH3 domain-containing protein 3 isoform X1 codes for MLRRKPSNASDKEPTQKRKLSLQRSSSFKDFAKSKPSSPVVSEKEFNLDDNIPEDDSGVPLPEDSGKSGKKLGKKWRAVISRTMNRKMGKMMVKALSEEMGDTLEEGSASPTSPDCSLDSPSPEKMALAFSEQEQELPALSRQASTGSELCSPSPGSGSFGEEPPAPQYTGPFCGRARVHTDFTPSPYDHDSLKLQKGDVIQIIEKPPVGTWLGLLNGRLGSFKFIYVDVLPEEAAGPARPTRRQSKGKRPKPKTLHELLERIGLEEHTSTLLLNGYQTLEDFKELRETHLNELNIMDPQHRAKLLTAAELLLDYDTGSEEAEEGTESSQEPAANTVSEPKVDIPRDSGCFEGSESGRDETELAGPEEQLQGLSLAGAP; via the exons ATGTTGCGCCGCAAACCCTCCAACGCCAGCGATAAAGAGCCCACTCAGAAGAGAAAG CTCTCACTCCAGCGCTCCAGCAGCTTCAAGGATTTTGCCAAATCCAAACCCAGCTCCCCCGTGGTGAGCGAGAAGGAATTTAACCTGGATGATAAT ATTCCAGAAGATGACTCAGGTGTCCCTCTCCCAGAAGATTCCGGGAAGAGTGGCAAAAAGCTGGGGAAGAAGTGGAGGGCCGTGATTTCCCGAACCATGAACAGGAAGATGGGCAAGATGATGGTGAAGGCCCTGTCAGAAGAGATG ggaGACACTCTGGAGGAGGGCTCAGCCTCCCCGACTTCGCCAGACTGCAGCCTGGACAGCCCCAGCCCTGAGAAGATGGCACTGGCCTTTTCTGAGCAGGAGCAGGAGCTTCCGGCACTTAGCCGCCAGGCATCCACAG GCAGTGAGCtctgcagccccagcccaggcTCTGGCAGCTTCGGAGAGGAACCACCTGCCCCACAGTACACAGGGCCCTTCTGTGGCAGGGCACGAGTCCACACCGACTTCACTCCCAGCCCCTATGACCATGACTCGCTGAAACTGCAG AAAGGAGATGTGATCCAGATCATTGAAAAGCCACCTGTGGGCACATGGCTGGGCCTGCTCAATGGCAGGCTGGGATCCTTCAAGTTCATCTATGTGGATGTGCTGCCTGAGGAGGCCGCAGGACCTGCCCGCCCCACCCGCCGACAAAGCAAGGGCAAGAGGCCCAAGCCCAAGACTCTGCATGAGCTGCTGGAGCGCATAGGCCTGGAG GAGCACACGTCCACCCTGCTGCTCAATGGGTACCAGACACTGGAGGACTTCAAAGAGCTGCGGGAAACACACCTCAATGAGCTGAACATCATGGACCCACAGCACCGGGCCAAGCTGCTCACAGCCGCCGAGCTGCTGCTGGACTACGACA CCGGCAGCGAGGAGGCGGAAGAGGGCACCGAGAGCAGCCAGGAGCCAGCGGCAAACACAGTGTCTGAACCCAAGGTGGACATTCCTCGAGACTCTGGCTGCTTCGAGGGCTCAGAGAGCGGGCGTGATGAGACAGAGCTGGCGGGCCCTGAGGAGCAGCTGCAGGGCCTCTCCCTGGCCGGGGCGCCTTGA
- the SASH3 gene encoding SAM and SH3 domain-containing protein 3 isoform X2 has translation MLRRKPSNASDKEPTQKRKIPEDDSGVPLPEDSGKSGKKLGKKWRAVISRTMNRKMGKMMVKALSEEMGDTLEEGSASPTSPDCSLDSPSPEKMALAFSEQEQELPALSRQASTGSELCSPSPGSGSFGEEPPAPQYTGPFCGRARVHTDFTPSPYDHDSLKLQKGDVIQIIEKPPVGTWLGLLNGRLGSFKFIYVDVLPEEAAGPARPTRRQSKGKRPKPKTLHELLERIGLEEHTSTLLLNGYQTLEDFKELRETHLNELNIMDPQHRAKLLTAAELLLDYDTGSEEAEEGTESSQEPAANTVSEPKVDIPRDSGCFEGSESGRDETELAGPEEQLQGLSLAGAP, from the exons ATGTTGCGCCGCAAACCCTCCAACGCCAGCGATAAAGAGCCCACTCAGAAGAGAAAG ATTCCAGAAGATGACTCAGGTGTCCCTCTCCCAGAAGATTCCGGGAAGAGTGGCAAAAAGCTGGGGAAGAAGTGGAGGGCCGTGATTTCCCGAACCATGAACAGGAAGATGGGCAAGATGATGGTGAAGGCCCTGTCAGAAGAGATG ggaGACACTCTGGAGGAGGGCTCAGCCTCCCCGACTTCGCCAGACTGCAGCCTGGACAGCCCCAGCCCTGAGAAGATGGCACTGGCCTTTTCTGAGCAGGAGCAGGAGCTTCCGGCACTTAGCCGCCAGGCATCCACAG GCAGTGAGCtctgcagccccagcccaggcTCTGGCAGCTTCGGAGAGGAACCACCTGCCCCACAGTACACAGGGCCCTTCTGTGGCAGGGCACGAGTCCACACCGACTTCACTCCCAGCCCCTATGACCATGACTCGCTGAAACTGCAG AAAGGAGATGTGATCCAGATCATTGAAAAGCCACCTGTGGGCACATGGCTGGGCCTGCTCAATGGCAGGCTGGGATCCTTCAAGTTCATCTATGTGGATGTGCTGCCTGAGGAGGCCGCAGGACCTGCCCGCCCCACCCGCCGACAAAGCAAGGGCAAGAGGCCCAAGCCCAAGACTCTGCATGAGCTGCTGGAGCGCATAGGCCTGGAG GAGCACACGTCCACCCTGCTGCTCAATGGGTACCAGACACTGGAGGACTTCAAAGAGCTGCGGGAAACACACCTCAATGAGCTGAACATCATGGACCCACAGCACCGGGCCAAGCTGCTCACAGCCGCCGAGCTGCTGCTGGACTACGACA CCGGCAGCGAGGAGGCGGAAGAGGGCACCGAGAGCAGCCAGGAGCCAGCGGCAAACACAGTGTCTGAACCCAAGGTGGACATTCCTCGAGACTCTGGCTGCTTCGAGGGCTCAGAGAGCGGGCGTGATGAGACAGAGCTGGCGGGCCCTGAGGAGCAGCTGCAGGGCCTCTCCCTGGCCGGGGCGCCTTGA